A window of Solanum stenotomum isolate F172 chromosome 3, ASM1918654v1, whole genome shotgun sequence contains these coding sequences:
- the LOC125860996 gene encoding protein DETOXIFICATION 35-like isoform X1 has translation MESPSLEYDSCSDLDELEYDLSSYHLIASNGDYRHISGMNLNELWGVFWIETVKLWEIGGPIALNIMCQYGLYAITVVFCGHLGPTQLAAVTLAQTVIATFCYGFMIGMGSALETLCGQAFGAGKVHMLGVYTQRSIIILLLSTFLLLPIYVFATPILKFLGQDHDIAVVAGKFTMLIIPELYSLSINIPTSKFLQAQSKVGVLAWIGFVALLLHALLLWLFIYVFNWGLTGAAMSLNLVCWINALAQFAYVVFRCKDGWKGWSWSAFNDMWPFVKLSIQSALMLSLEIWFPMSIVLIAGYLKDPVTAVGSLSICSTLSEWQEMFFVGINAAISVRVSNELGLGHARATKYSVYVTLFQSVFIGILCMIVILAVRNHLAILFTDNEVLIKSVSELAQFLGVAMLLSSVHPVISGVAIGCGLQGLVAFINLGSFYAFAIPLGYVLGYVANLGVMGLWGGMIAGLALQTLLLSFVLYRIDWNKEVEQTTERMRIWGDQDSEMEKIKL, from the exons ATGGAATCACCGTCGCTGGAATATGACTCTTGCAGCGATCTTGATGAGCTGGAATATGACTTGTCCAGCTACCATCTTATCGCCTCCAATGGTGACTACCGGCATATTTCTGGCAtgaatttgaatgaattgtgggGTGTATTCTGGATTGAGACAGTAAAGCTATGGGAGATTGGAGGCCCAATTGCTTTGAATATCATGTGTCAATATGGACTTTATGCTATCACTGTTGTTTTCTGCGGTCATCTTGGACCAACACAACTCGCTGCTGTTACCCTTGCTCAAACTGTCATTGCTACTTTCTGTTACGGCTTCATG ATCGGCATGGGTAGTGCTTTGGAGACGCTCTGTGGGCAGGCATTTGGAGCTGGGAAAGTCCACATGCTTGGAGTTTACACACAACGCTCAATCATAATTCTATTGCTCAGTACCTTCCTTCTCTTACCAATCTATGTTTTCGCAACTCCTATACTTAAGTTCCTTGGCCAAGATCATGATATTGCTGTTGTTGCTGGAAAGTTCACCATGTTAATCATACCTGAATTATATTCCCTGTCTATCAATATTCCCACTTCAAAATTTCTTCAAGCTCAGAGTAAAGTTGGCGTGCTGGCCTGGATTGGTTTTGTGGCTCTCCTACTCCATGCTCTTCTCCTTTGGCTCTTTATTTATGTATTCAATTGGGGTTTAACCGGGGCAGCTATGTCCCTTAATCTTGTATGCTGGATCAACGCCCTAGCTCAATTTGCTTACGTTGTTTTTCGGTGCAAGGACGGGTGGAAGGGATGGTCTTGGTCTGCATTCAATGACATGTGGCCCTTTGTTAAGCTGTCAATTCAGTCGGCTCTTATGCTATCCCTAGAAATTTGGTTTCCAATGAGTATTGTTCTCATTGCCGGATATCTCAAAGATCCTGTTACTGCTGTTGGATCCCTCTCTATTTG TTCAACTCTTAGTGAATGGCAAGAAATGTTTTTTGTCGGAATCAACGCTGCCATAAG TGTTCGGGTCTCAAATGAACTTGGGCTAGGACATGCCAGGGCGACCAAATATAGTGTCTATGTCACACTATTTCAGTCAGTTTTCATTGGGATTCTCTGCATGATTGTAATATTGGCAGTAAGAAATCATCTTGCCATTCTTTTCACCGACAACGAGGTTTTGATCAAATCTGTTTCTGAGCTTGCTCAGTTTCTTGGAGTAGCAATGCTACTCAGCAGTGTTCATCCTGTGATATCAG GTGTTGCTATTGGATGTGGGTTGCAAGGTCTAGTGGCTTTTATCAATTTGGGTTCTTTCTACGCTTTTGCTATTCCTCTCGGATATGTTCTTGGTTATGTGGCTAACTTAGGAGTCATG GGACTATGGGGAGGAATGATAGCTGGACTTGCTTTGCAAACACTGCTACTCTCGTTTGTACTCTATAGAATTGATTGGAATAAAGAG GTTGAGCAGACGACAGAACGGATGCGGATATGGGGAGATCAAGACTCAGAAATGGAGAAAATTAAACTCTAA
- the LOC125860998 gene encoding protein DETOXIFICATION 35-like: MEAPLLSGVNNQQQLIGLDGDYRPVNGLKEWWAVFWIETVKLWEIAGLIAFNILCQYGIYSITVAFCGHLGAVELSAVSVAQNVIGTFSFGFMLGMGSALETLCGQAFGAGQIHMLGIYTQRSMVILLFSTLFLLPIYIFATPLLNLLGQEHDMAVLAGKFALFSIPELFSLAVTIPTSKFLQAQSKVGVLACIGFVVLLLHTLLLWLFLYVFNLGINGAALVFNITGWANAIAQLVYVVVWCKDGWTGWSLSALNEIWAFVRLSVASAVMLCLEIWYMTSIIVLTGQLKDAVIAVGSLSICMNINGWEAMLFIGINAAISVRVSNELGLGRPRATKYSVYITVFQSLLIGIFCMISVLAVRNHLAILYTNSKDLQRAVADLAWLLGITMVLNSVQPVISGVAIGGGWQGLVAYINLGSYYVFGIPLGYTLGYVANFGVVGLWGGMIAGLALQTLLLSFVLYRIDWNKEVAQSAERLRKWGGQDFEFEKTLISEPTKNLPYE; this comes from the exons ATGGAAGCGCCATTGCTCTCCGGCGTCAACAATCAGCAGCAGCTCATTGGACTTGACGGTGACTATCGACCCGTTAATGGACTGAAAGAATGGTGGGCTGTATTTTGGATCGAGACAGTGAAGTTATGGGAGATTGCAGGTCTAATTGCTTTCAATATTCTTTGCCAATATGGGATCTACTCTATTACAGTTGCTTTTTGTGGTCATCTTGGTGCTGTTGAGCTCTCTGCTGTTTCTGTTGCTCAAAATGTCATTGGGACTTTCTCTTTCGGCTTCATG TTGGGCATGGGGAGTGCTCTGGAGACACTGTGTGGACAGGCATTTGGTGCTGGGCAAATACATATGCTTGGGATTTACACACAACGGTCGATGGTTATTCTATTGTTTAGTACTTTGTTTTTGTTGccaatttatatttttgcaaCTCCACTACTTAATCTTTTAGGCCAAGAACATGATATGGCTGTTCTTGCTGGGAAATTTGCCCTGTTTTCAATCCCTGAGTTGTTTTCACTGGCGGTCACTATTCCAACCTCAAAATTTCTTCAAGCACAGAGTAAAGTTGGTGTGCTGGCTTGTATTGGTTTTGTGGTTCTTTTACTCCATACACTTCTGCTATGGTTGTTCTTATATGTATTCAACTTGGGTATAAATGGGGCTGCGTTAGTCTTTAATATTACAGGTTGGGCCAATGCAATAGCTCAATTGGTGTACGTGGTAGTTTGGTGTAAGGATGGATGGACGGGATGGTCTTTGTCAGCATTGAATGAGATTTGGGCATTTGTTAGACTCTCGGTTGCCTCAGCTGTTATGTTATGCCTTGAAATCTGGTACATGACGAGTATTATTGTCCTCACCGGACAACTCAAGGATGCAGTTATTGCTGTTGGATCCCTCTCTATTTG CATGAATATTAATGGATGGGAAGCAATGTTGTTCATTGGAATCAATGCTGCCATTAG CGTACGAGTCTCAAATGAGCTTGGGTTAGGGCGTCCCAGGGCTACCAAATATAGTGTATATATTACAGTTTTTCAATCACTCCTCATTGGGATATTCTGCATGATATCAGTACTAGCAGTAAGAAATCATCTGGCCATTCTTTACACAAACAGCAAGGATTTGCAACGAGCCGTTGCTGACCTTGCTTGGCTTCTCGGAATAACTATGGTTCTTAACAGTGTTCAGCCTGTAATATCAG GTGTTGCTATTGGAGGTGGATGGCAAGGTTTAGTGGCTTATATCAATTTGGGATCTTACTATGTTTTTGGTATTCCTCTAGGATATACGCTTGGTTATGTCGCTAACTTTGGAGTCGTG GGTCTATGGGGAGGAATGATAGCAGGACTTGCTTTGCAGACACTGCTACTCTCATTTGTACTCTATAGAATCGATTGGAATAAAGAG GTTGCGCAGTCTGCGGAGCGCCTACGCAAGTGGGGAGGTCAAGACtttgaatttgagaaaactcTTATTTCAGAGCCTACGAAGAACTTACCATACGAGTAA